A region of Gracilinanus agilis isolate LMUSP501 chromosome 3, AgileGrace, whole genome shotgun sequence DNA encodes the following proteins:
- the LOC123239789 gene encoding zinc finger protein OZF-like — MAPGTQSRPSRELVTLKDVALDFTQEEWGLLDHSQKELYREVMLEISQNLFYIGMKTHVCNQCGKAFRWNSDLVRHQKIHTGEKPYKCNECGKAFSDRSHLIGHQRIHTGEKPYKCNECGKAFCYKSVLIGHQRIHTGEKPYECNECGKAFRWSISLDIHQRIHTGEKPYECNECGKTFQQKCNFAAHQRIHTGNKPYECNQCGKAFCSRSSFLHHQRIHTGEKPYECNQCGKAFQRNSDVATHQRIHTGEKPYACNQCGKAFYSRSSFLHHQRIHTGEKPYECNQCGKAFQRNSDLAAHQRIHTGEKPYECNQCGKAFRYLSSLAKHQRIHTGEKPYECNQCGKAFTNSSSLATHQRTHTVEKPFECNQCGKTFRQNSNLSIHQRIHTGEKPYECNQCGKTFRKTSHLAAHQRIHTGEKPYECNQCGKAFTRNSSLATHQRTHTGEKPYECNKCGKTFRQNSNLVAHQRIHTGEKLYECDKCGKTFRNNSHLATHQRIHTGEKPYECNQCGKAFTQSSHLIAHQRIHKKENSCERSQCGKAFQWNSSLAHQSENPH, encoded by the exons ATGGCCCCGGGGACCCAGAGCCGCCCCTCCCGG GAGTTGGTGACATTGAAGGATGTGGCTctggacttcacccaggaggagtggggCCTGTTGGACCattctcagaaagagctgtacaGGGAGGTCATGCTGGAAATATCTCAAAATCT ATTTTATATTGGAATGAAAACACATGTATGTAACcaatgtgggaaggcctttcgTTGGAACTCAGATCTTGTTAGGCATCAGaagattcatactggagagaagccttataaatgtaacgaatgtgggaaggccttctcTGATAGATCACACCTTATTGGccaccagagaattcacactggagagaaaccttataaatgtaatgaatgtgggaaagccttctgCTACAAATCAGTCCTTATTggccatcagagaattcatactggagagaaaccttatgaatgtaatgaatgtggaaaagcattCCGATGGAGTATTAGTCTTGATATACACCAGCGAAttcacacaggagagaaaccgtatgaatgtaatgaatgtgggaagactTTCCAGCAGAAATGCAATTTTGCTGCACATCAGAGGATACATACTGGAAataaaccttatgaatgtaatcagtgtggaaaggctttctgtTCCAGATCAAGCTTTTTGCAccaccagagaattcacactggagagaagccttatgaatgtaatcagtgtggaaaggctttccaACGTAATTCTGATGTTGCTAcacatcagaggatccacactggagagaaaccttatgcgTGTAATCAGTGTGGGAAGGCCTTCTACTCCAGATCAAGCTTTTTGCAccaccagagaattcacactggagagaagccttatgaatgtaatcagtgtggaaaggcttttcaACGTAATTCTGaccttgctgcacatcagagaattcacactggggagaaaccttatgaatgtaatcagtgtggaaaggcttttagatACCTCTCCagtcttgctaaacatcagaggatccacactggagagaaaccttatgaatgtaatcagtgtggaaaggctttcacaaatAGCTCTAGTcttgctacacatcagagaacccacacagtagagaaaccttttgaatgtaatcaatgtggaaagactttccgACAGAACTCTAATCTTTcgatacatcagagaatccacactggggagaaaccttatgaatgtaatcagtgtggaaaaaCTTTTAGAAAGACCTCCCATCTTGCTGCCcatcagaggatccacactggagaaaaaccttatgaatgtaatcaatgtggaaaggcttttacaagAAACTCCAGTCTTGCAACACATCAGCGAacccatactggagagaaaccttatgaatgtaataaatgtggaaagactttccgACAGAACTCTAATCTTGTTGCacaccagagaattcacactggagaaaaacttTATGAATGCGataaatgtggaaagactttccgAAATAATTCCCATCTTGCTActcatcaaagaatccacactggagagaaaccttatgagtgtaaccaatgtggaaaggctttcactcaGAGCTCCCATCTTATTgcccatcagagaatccataaaaaagagaattcttgTGAACGTAGTCAATGTGGAAAGGCGTTCCAATGGAACTCCAGTCTTGCACATCagtcagagaatccacactga